From Xenopus laevis strain J_2021 chromosome 7L, Xenopus_laevis_v10.1, whole genome shotgun sequence, one genomic window encodes:
- the LOC108697056 gene encoding chemokine-like receptor 1 isoform X1, whose amino-acid sequence MRLWIFPVIHTHTHTHTHTWKEHERQRKTSSNRKMESSTSSLLLSPATPTLQWDMEDEEIDMIPSELENVLNFLSIVIYSLSFLLGTTGNGLVIWIAGFRMKRTVNTVWFVNLAIADFIFTFFLPLSVAYTALGFHWPFGTLMCKLNSTIAFLNLFASVFLLTVISADRCVSVVRPVWSQNHRTPRLASIVAFFVWLTALFLCSPYIAFRDTRINTESNVTHCYNNYAFSADFEDEEVIALRSMRHQVVISIRFVFGFLLPFGLIVIFYSLMALKLRRSHLAWSSRPFRVMATVVVVFFICWFPYHVFSVLEVVMHHTNNRTLKSAVLVGTPLATSLAFFNSCLNPFLYVFLGRDFKESLRKSILSAFESAFSEEPGKTNDSHGRSRSISAQESHFT is encoded by the exons ATGAGATTGTGGATCTTTCCTgtgattcacacacacacacacacacacacacacacatggaaaGAGCACGAGAGGCAGAGGAAGACATCAAGCAACAG GAAAATGGAAAGCTCTACCTCTAGTCTCCTGTTATCTCCAGCCACCCCAACACTACAGTGGGACATGGAGGACGAGGAGATTGATATGATTCCCTCTGAACTTGAAAATGTCCTGAACTTCCTCTCCATTGTGATTTACAGCCTGTCATTTCTTCTGGGGACAACTGGTAATGGTCTGGTGATTTGGATTGCTGGTTTTAGGATGAAAAGGACTGTCAACACTGTATGGTTTGTAAACCTTGCCATTGCTGACTttatatttaccttcttcttgcCTTTGAGCGTTGCCTACACAGCCCTTGGCTTTCATTGGCCATTTGGAACCTTAATGTGCAAGCTGAATAGCACCATCGCCTTCCTTAATCTGTTTGCCAGTGTATTTCTGCTCACGGTTATCAGTGCTGACCGCTGTGTATCAGTAGTAAGACCTGTGTGGTCCCAGAACCACAGGACACCCAGACTTGCTTCCATTGTTGCCTTTTTTGTATGGCTGACAGCCCTTTTTCTTTGCTCCCCTTACATAGCTTTTCGGGACACCCGTATAAATACTGAAAGCAATGTCACGCATTGCTACAACAATTATGCCTTCTCAGCTGACTTTGAGGATGAGGAGGTGATAGCGCTAAGGTCCATGAGACACCAGGTTGTCATCTCCATTCGTTTTGTTTTTGGATTCTTGCTCCCATTTGGTCTTATTGTGATCTTCTATTCCCTGATGGCACTGAAGCTAAGGAGAAGTCATCTGGCCTGGTCAAGCCGTCCGTTTAGAGTCATGGCTACAGTCGTGGTTGTCTTCTTCATATGTTGGTTTCCATATCATGTCTTTTCAGTGTTGGAGGTGGTAATGCACCACACGAATAACAGGACATTAAAATCAGCTGTTCTCGTTGGAACTCCCTTGGCTACAAGCTTGGCATTCTTCAATAGCTGCTTAAACCCCTTCCTGTATGTTTTCTTGGGAAGAGACTTTAAAGAGTCATTGCGGAAGTCCATTCTCTCTGCCTTTGAAAGTGCATTCAGTGAGGAACCTGGAAAGACAAATGACAGTCATGGCAGATCCCGCTCCATCTCTGCCCAAGAGTCTCATTTCACCTAA
- the LOC108697056 gene encoding chemokine-like receptor 1 isoform X2: MESSTSSLLLSPATPTLQWDMEDEEIDMIPSELENVLNFLSIVIYSLSFLLGTTGNGLVIWIAGFRMKRTVNTVWFVNLAIADFIFTFFLPLSVAYTALGFHWPFGTLMCKLNSTIAFLNLFASVFLLTVISADRCVSVVRPVWSQNHRTPRLASIVAFFVWLTALFLCSPYIAFRDTRINTESNVTHCYNNYAFSADFEDEEVIALRSMRHQVVISIRFVFGFLLPFGLIVIFYSLMALKLRRSHLAWSSRPFRVMATVVVVFFICWFPYHVFSVLEVVMHHTNNRTLKSAVLVGTPLATSLAFFNSCLNPFLYVFLGRDFKESLRKSILSAFESAFSEEPGKTNDSHGRSRSISAQESHFT, from the coding sequence ATGGAAAGCTCTACCTCTAGTCTCCTGTTATCTCCAGCCACCCCAACACTACAGTGGGACATGGAGGACGAGGAGATTGATATGATTCCCTCTGAACTTGAAAATGTCCTGAACTTCCTCTCCATTGTGATTTACAGCCTGTCATTTCTTCTGGGGACAACTGGTAATGGTCTGGTGATTTGGATTGCTGGTTTTAGGATGAAAAGGACTGTCAACACTGTATGGTTTGTAAACCTTGCCATTGCTGACTttatatttaccttcttcttgcCTTTGAGCGTTGCCTACACAGCCCTTGGCTTTCATTGGCCATTTGGAACCTTAATGTGCAAGCTGAATAGCACCATCGCCTTCCTTAATCTGTTTGCCAGTGTATTTCTGCTCACGGTTATCAGTGCTGACCGCTGTGTATCAGTAGTAAGACCTGTGTGGTCCCAGAACCACAGGACACCCAGACTTGCTTCCATTGTTGCCTTTTTTGTATGGCTGACAGCCCTTTTTCTTTGCTCCCCTTACATAGCTTTTCGGGACACCCGTATAAATACTGAAAGCAATGTCACGCATTGCTACAACAATTATGCCTTCTCAGCTGACTTTGAGGATGAGGAGGTGATAGCGCTAAGGTCCATGAGACACCAGGTTGTCATCTCCATTCGTTTTGTTTTTGGATTCTTGCTCCCATTTGGTCTTATTGTGATCTTCTATTCCCTGATGGCACTGAAGCTAAGGAGAAGTCATCTGGCCTGGTCAAGCCGTCCGTTTAGAGTCATGGCTACAGTCGTGGTTGTCTTCTTCATATGTTGGTTTCCATATCATGTCTTTTCAGTGTTGGAGGTGGTAATGCACCACACGAATAACAGGACATTAAAATCAGCTGTTCTCGTTGGAACTCCCTTGGCTACAAGCTTGGCATTCTTCAATAGCTGCTTAAACCCCTTCCTGTATGTTTTCTTGGGAAGAGACTTTAAAGAGTCATTGCGGAAGTCCATTCTCTCTGCCTTTGAAAGTGCATTCAGTGAGGAACCTGGAAAGACAAATGACAGTCATGGCAGATCCCGCTCCATCTCTGCCCAAGAGTCTCATTTCACCTAA